A region of the Labeo rohita strain BAU-BD-2019 chromosome 5, IGBB_LRoh.1.0, whole genome shotgun sequence genome:
TGAAAAATATTTCCATCCATACATCATCTACTCCAATTTAACTGCTTTGCACGTACCTTTGTCAAAGTTAGATGTGAAACTGTatctttcacacattttttgtgaaattcCTTCAAAAAAGCAACAATATACTTACCTAATATTCGACAAACGTCGTCACAGTTTTGATTGATTTCATGAAGCCAGCGTTTGACGTTCACGAACGACTCTGCGCTGGTGACGTCATAAACCACTATAACCCCGTGAGTGCCTCTATAGTACCTGAAAGAGACCACCACACATACAACCACATCAAGGCTCTGAagctttaatacaaaaataaaaccacaataAAAGTCCTGATCTGAGATCAGCCTCAAAGCCACACGGATGGACACAAGGACAACATTGTCTGAACATTTATAATCTGGCATCATTCCAGAAACAAGTGAAAAACAAAGTACATAAAAACAATGCATAAGGCTTTTAAAGCTTAACACACCCATCCTTTAAAAACTGGTTTTACAAAACTAGGGTTAGAAAGTTGAAAAGATGAAAAGCTATTTAATTAAtcgtaaaaatgcaaaataaaaataaataactgtaagaaataaaaataaaacactaaaaatattttatacaaaaatataaataataacaaataatacataaataataagttATTTATTAGTTTGCATCCACATCATGTGACCAACATCACAGAactatgaatttttattttttaattattgaacatttcatttaaaatctcAGGAGGACTACAAGAAAATATTGTAGTTCTAATAAGTTTGACTGCCAAACAAGTTTGTAAATCCCTGATTGAAGAGATGAAACAACCAGATCCACACATTAAACTCCACTGAAACATTTTCAGCAGGACTGCAACGCATGGCATCCactaaatgtgaaatattcTGTGTTTATTACGTTTTCGATAATCTCATCATGCTCTCAATGACCAATAAGAATGCAGTTTAACACATTTAACACATTTCAGCATGTTTAAATCCACAGATTTCATTCTAAACCAACACTGCTAAAAGTGCTAAAAGCCCATCTGGACTCCAACATGTGCAGCATTTGGGATAAAAGACGAGCAATCAATTCTAAATGAGACTAGATTAACAAAACTTCTGAAGGAAAAGGTGACCTGTGACTCTTTCACTTCCTGCAACTGACATCCCTGACAGGAAGTGGTTGTTTGAGGTGACTTTTCTCGAGGCACACATCATCAGTTCCCATGCCAAAACATTCATCTTCATGATCTGAGGATCATTCGTGTTCTAAACACACCGCGTCGCGGTTTCAACGGCGTCAGCAGGTTTAAAGCGTTGTCTCTTTCCCATGAGCCATAACAGAGGCTGTTTCTGAGCTGAAATTCACTTATTCTAATGGGAGACCACATCACTGCACTCCACATACCAGCACACGCCATCAACAGCAGCCTTTGTGACTCACTCGGATTCAATTCCTGCTGGAACTCAGCGCTACACGTCTCGAAAATATAGGACAATACATatacaaaacataataattatagcAATATAGGAAATAAACATAAAGGGTGAGAGAGCCTCTTCTGCAATAAACAccaaaataaagctaaattaaaaaataatataagtcattttaaaaataattttaaaaaacaagctTTCAAGTTGATTTATCTTGATTCATTTGGGAAAATTTCAGGAACATGTCCAATtataatatgcataatattaaattaaatatataatgttaaatgtcattaaatgtAGAAGATTGTCaatggattttaaaatgattccaGGTTTGCTGTGCTTATTTGTAGGCCTGCACAATTTGgctgattttataattttatatcaatacaactacaaaataataataataataataataataataacagttaatattattactgttattattattattatattatatataatattattatattttattattataactataatatatattattttatttttacctaattaataataataatactaattattattattattattgtataattattatacatataaccAGTCAGTGAGTGTCTTCTGCAGTgcaaagctaaataaaaataaataacaatttaatgaaTTTCATTGCTTTTTTGCTTTATTGTCAGATAAAATTATcacctaaacaaaaactaaaatatttattgtgtgaATTGTGTGACAACACTGACAGAATTTAATAGCCAagatttacttttattaaaacatgatcaattttatttaaacgtcttaataaaataataataatactaataataattattgtaaaaataatttaaaaaacaagctTTCGAGTTGATTTGTCTTGCttcatttagaaacattttaggaaCATGTCATATTACAATAtgcataatattaaattaaatgtataatgttaaatgtcattaaatgaAGAAGATTGTCAATGTGAtttcaaatgtgattttaaaataatttcaggtTTGCTGTGCTTATTGGTAGGCCTGTACAATTTGGccaaaattttgtaattttatatcaaTACAGctacataataacaataattattattattattttatattattattattatattatgataattactatcatatttattatacatataacCAGTCAGCAAGCCTCTTCTGCAGTGCGaagctgaataataaaaaaaaaagaatagtaataataataaatttagttaacttttttttttgctttattgtCAGATATAATTATCACCTAAACAAAAgccaaaatcaaaacatttatgGTTTAATTTTGTGGCaacaatgacagaattcaaTAGCCAAGacttacttttaataaaacatttgatcaatttaaatttcttaataaaatcaaagttagtaaaataatcaataaataattttactcaTGCATCACCTATTTAGAACAGACTTAAAGACTGACTTTCAAATTTCAATACGGAGATCATGCATCAgtaaaatctattttttgtCTTCCACAAAAGCATGGGtttgaaacaatatttaataatttaataactacTCTAAAAACCACACTCATCAATCTTCACGCTCGCTAAATATGAAAACAAGTCTTGGAAAGCATGAAGTCAAACATGCTCTCGTCACGCACCTCTCAGTATATTGAAACTGAATGTATGAAGTGTTTAAAAGAAACCTGCGGTTTCTACTGACTGAAAGAGGAAACAAGACACTTTAAAACCTGCTGCGCTTCCGTCTGCCTGTTAGACCACATCATTCGGATATCACtccaaaaatattacttttaacaCTGCAACAAGAGAGATTTGCTCAAGGGTATTCTAAGAATTAGAAACACAGTTCACAGCTAAAATTCCAGCAAACAGCTCCAGCACATGAGTCCTATTCATCAGAACAACCGGTTCAAATCTGCCACGAAGCAAACGGCACGCATATGCAGCTCAGCATGCAAGAACAACAAGCCGGACGAGAGCGAATGTGTACGAGTAAATAAAGACACAGAGAGAGCTGATGTTAATCAGCCAGGCCTTCTTAACCAgagcaaaaaagtcaaaaaggtttggggaaaaaatatatatatatatatatatattttagcgataaaatcatttcaggtttGCAGGAATgattagtattttaatttaattataatattaatattattaatttaattgtaatattaattcctattttttcttatttattattatattagtatttatatgttattatcTAAATGCTATAATTTgttgtataataatattatataatatatatgcagttatataattattatataatataatataatataataattattattattttctaaaaatatctatatatttaatgataaaatttcactgcaaaaaattattaaataagtaaataaaaaataaatgtatttaagaaaaataatataaaaatatttttacagtacaactgtaaaattacaatactaatatttctAGCTGTTTTTGGATAAAACTGTCTTCTAAATGcacaaatttaaatgttttaatttcttcattttcaaacattaaaccaACAAATGTTTATCTTAGTGGAAAACTGAAGGGAGCCCTTAAATCTTTTCTTTAGTATCAATATAAAGATGTTTGACACACGTTGTGTTCACAAATGCACATTAAAGCAACTCAAACTTGTCACGGATGCAGATGGAGTTCGTGAGGATCATTAAATGTGAACCGAGATGCTCtgaaacactaaaaacacaGGCTAATCACAATCTGCTCAtgtgtaaataaacacagtgCCACGCTTTGCTCTGAAACCTTTGTGAATTCAGTTTTCAGACAGTTCATAAGGGTCACTCACGTGGAAGTGATTGTCCGGAATCTCTCCTGTCCTGCTGTATCCCAAATCTGCAACTTGACTTTCTCCCCGTTTATTTCCACCGTGCGAATCTTGAAGTCCACACCGATCGTGGTGATATAGCTACCTGCAACAACACACACGAATCAgcataaaaatcacaaatgctcaTGGAAATAAACAGTAATGGAGAGTGCAACTACAAAACtgctgattttattattaataagtcATAAATTTGCTGTAACTTTTATTACATTAACCAGCATTAAATTACTGTGCAAGATTGTAGAAGTCAGCTTACAGCAGCTCAATTCATTCATACAGGTGACGGAGAATCTGTTTGTAATCAGTTTTAGCGATTCCGGAGCACTTTGTACTTCTTTCAcggttaatgttagttaaaagCACATGTGACGTGTTGATCCTACCTGAAAATGTGTTATCAGCAAATCTCAGCAGTAAACTGCTTTTGCCAACACCTGTGgaaaaacagaagaaacaaaTTACAGCTTCACACCAAATACATGGAATGACATTGTAATtcacattatataaaatacattgtatgggtcaaaatgatagatttttcttttatgccaaaaatcattaggaaattaagtaaagatcatgttccatgaagatattttgtaaatttcctactgtaaatatatcaaaacttaatttggacaactttaaaggcgattttcccaatattttgatttttttgcaccctcagattctatgAAATAGTTgtaaaatagttgtatatgtactgaaatagctgtatctcagccaaatattgttctatcctaacaaaccatacattgatggaaagcttatttattcagctttcagatgatgtataaagctcaatttcggaaaattgacacttatgactggttttgtggtccagggtcacatatattgttCACATTATTAGATGATACacttacattatatatatatatatatatatatatatatatatatatatatatatatatatatatgtataaggTTCATTTATATATCAGTATAACATCTCAATGACATGCTAAATACTAACACTAATACTGAAGCATCTAGTTTGTTTATACATCAGCTCTGTCACAGACAGTTCAACTAATATGCCAACGTAACATATcaatatttatctttattagacaataaaacagcatttgagAACACACCCAGACTGAATGACTCTAAACTCTCAACTGTTGACAGGCCCATTTCATGAGCTAAGTCAGAAACAACATCCCTGTCGACCTCTTCAAATGTCATTTATAAACTGTCAAATGAATCACTGTCTGTGTTACGTGTACATACAATACAAATAACTCGTCTGAATTGGTTCTAGTTCACTTAAGTGTCGTTATAAGCCAGCCGAGGCCTGTTTCCCGTCTCTCATCCTCGGTGTTTCCTTACCGCTGTCGCCGATGATGAGCAGCTTGAAGAGGTAATCATAATCCCGCGCCATGGCCCGGCTCGATTCACCCGTTCGGAGAGGCTGTCCAGGAAGCAAAACCCTCCCGCTGCTCCTCCTCTCCCGGCGGAGAGGCAGCCGTATATGTGCTTTAATGTCTCCCCGGGTTTATTTTGAGCGGTTTGCGGGGTATCGGAGTCTCACACACCCATCTACACTCACAGCGGATCTGATCCTGGTCGCAGCCGCTCAAACAAACCCCGCCCACTACAACTCATGATGACCTGCGCATGCGCACAAAGCACAGCGGTACTGCAGTGGATTCTCCAGCAGGGGGAGTTAAAGATCACTTCAGTCACacttcaaataatatttatttattaggatAAACCCCAACATCACAATCAgtacatataaaaacacacatgcaaacacaaacattgattcataaaaatataataccgattaatttttaaaaaagtctatTCCGCTAACCAAGGCcgcatttgtttgattaaaaatttaataaaacagaacTATTGTgtacaattattacaattaaaattatttgttttctatgtgaatatgtgttgaaatgtaatttattttattttatacattttaacatatattcagcTATTTGAAATGgtaatagtatttaaaaatcttttaaaaatccgaattattacactttttattgtacattttacagtacatttttgaCTGTTGGCATATTATATCAcagtaccaaataaaaatataaaattcactGGTGccttaagcacaaaagctcttTTATGAATGTATTGTTGTTAAATAACAAAAGTGTCATTAATGTAAAAGATTAATTACAtcctaaataaacatttgtgattacataataaatgtgtgtactgtgtatatttattatgtatgtatataaacacacacatacagtatatatattgaaaatatttacatgtataattcatatttataaaatttattttatatataaatataataaatatataaacaatgtatttttcctaaaaatatatatgcatttgtgtgtatttaattatacataataaatatacacagtacacacacatatattatgtaaacaaaatgtttattttgaatgtgattaatcacgattaaacATTTGACAGCGCtattaaaaacttaataaatacagtaatattgtgtaatattattacaatttaaatgagctgttttctatgtgaatatatgctAAAATGTAACTGACTgctgtgattaaagctgaatttgtatcacatgacccttcagaaatcattaaaaaatatatatatatacatatatttaaaataaatgctgttgttttgaacttcaaagaataaattacattttaatatatattcagctattttaaatggtaataatatctCACCACATGAGCAGAAGTGGCTTCTTAAAAAACACCCACAttacaattattacaataattaattattagttgtAAATTTGACTAATGTGTATTACTGTTACGGCTGTGCCGTCAGGAACGAAGGAGAAACGAGCACTCGACGCACAGGAGATAATTCCACAAGGACATTTAATAAGTAAATACTTCAAATACTCTGGAGAAACGTAGAATCACAGGATACACACAACCACAAACACTTAATGACCAGACAAGGAACTAAACACAAggtggaacttaaatacacaaactaatcagtACATACACAGGTGATGACAATGAAACAATCAGGGCGAAACAAGGAAGGCGTGACTCGGGTAACGAGAGGGCTGGGTCCAGGGAGCACATGGTGAATcacaacatacacaaacacacaatgacAAAAAGGATACATGACAATTACACCACAAAAATACCAAATAAATTTTGTTGAATTTACTGGTGCTTTAAGTATAAAAGCCCTTTTATTAACGTATGGTTgtcattaaataacaaaaaatatcagtgtcgttaattaaaaaaaaaaaaaaaaaagcataagcTCACTTTTTGGTCAAGCGTAATTGTGATAACTTGCAATAACATGTTCATAGATGATGTAATTAATTCACTGAGCAAAAATGATGTGAATGAAGTTAGTtcccagtaaaaaaaaaaatcctttaaaattttaattcttttgATATTTTCTTCTACAATGAATTTCACATGAattgtctaaatatttttggGCCTCTATATACAGTGctgtgaatttatttatttacttatttctttatttttttattttgcataaatttgTCACACCTAATAGATTCAGAtcattaaacaaatttaatattACGCAAAGATAATGCAAGtaaatacaaaatgcagtttttaaatgattgcATTTATTAATGGAAAAAAGCTGGCCAACCTGGCCCTATGTGAAAAATGAATTGTCCCCTCCTGTTAAATCATAAAAGAACTGTGATTAACCACATTATTTTAGAAAGCTGAGTTAAACTTCACTAGCCACAAATACTGccaaaaatgttgaataaagaaTCACTTAAATAGAACCTGTCTGACTAAAGAGAAGCATGCTTAAAGATCTCCAAAAGCAACACAACATGCCACGATCTAAAGAAATTCAACAACAGACGAGAAACAAGTTGACATGTATCAGCCTGGAAAGGGTTACAAAGCCATTTCTAAGGCTTTGGGACTCCAGCGAACTACGGCCAGAGCCATTATCCACAAATGGAGAAAACTTGGAACAGTGGTGAACCTTCTTAGGAGTGGCCGGCCTATCGAAATTACTCCAAGAGCGCAATGACGACTCATCCAGGAGGTCATAAAAGAACCCAGAACAACATCTAAAGAACCGCAGGCCTCACTTGCTTCAATTAAGGTCAGTATTCATGATTCAACAATAAGAAAGAGACTGAAGTGGGTGAGTTCCAAGACGAAAGCCACTGCTgaccaaaaacaacacaaaggcTTGTCTCACGTTTACCAAAAAATATCCTGATTATCCTCAAACTTTTGGGCAAATATTCTGTGGACTGATGAGataaaagttgaactttttggAAGGTGTGTTCATTACATCTGGCGTAAAACCAGTGCAGCATTTCATTAAAAGAACATCACACCagcagtcaaacatggtggttTGGGGCTGTTTTGCAGCTTTAGGACCTGACGACTTGTCATAAGTGATGGAACTATGAATTCTGTTCAGTTTGTGACCTAAAGCTCAAGCGCTTTTGGGTTATGCAGCAGGACAGTAATCTGAAACACACCAGCAAGTCCacctctgaaaataaaattaaagttttggaTTGGCTGGAGTCAAAGTCTGGACTTAAATTGGACAGTCCATTCATGCTCGAAAACCCTCCAATTCTGCAAAGAAGAGTGGGCGATGTGAAAGACTCATTGCCAGTTATCACAAGCGCTTGATTGCAGTCGTTGCTGCCAAGGGTTGCACAACCAGTAATTCAATTTAAGGGTCAATTAATTTTCGCGTAAGGCCAGGCAGGTTTGGACATCTTTTTTTCCCTTGAATCTGAATCATTCAAGTGtgacaaatatgcaaaaaaaaaaacaagaaacaggAAGGGGGctaaaactttttacagtgctgTATCTATCTAGCATACAGATCATTGCATATTTCATACTGTTTTGCATGCTACTTTTAATAACAGGCAGTTTACAGTAATAAAGTAGTATTACTTTAAAGATTCCCAAAGGCACACAGCATACAGTACTGCAGAAACAGTAAAAGTAGCCAAAGTAAAGGTTTTGTGTATGTGTCGTGTGTTGTATATGTTGTTATCTGATCATCTGTGCCCGGAAGTAATATTCTCTGAGGAAATAgacaaaattgagcaaaaatatttataatgcttGCTCATGAGGAGAAGGGAAGTGATACTGAAGACCAGTTTAGAAATCTTAAAATGAACTGCAGATTGTGTTTATGCACACTATTTATTATTGAACATGGTTGATGTGCTGATATGAGTGTATCTGTTACACAACAGACAACcacaaatttgcatttatgtGCCTGAGAAATGTGGACAATATTCAAATGCATAAAGGTCCGAACGAACAAAAGATCAACAATGAGCTTATATAAATTCCCAAAGACATTACAGAAGTGGGTTTATCTCCTCGTTCTCAGAGCCAGAATAACGCAACGACAAGGAACAGGATGTAGATGTTTCCTTTCACTGAAACTGTGGAAATACTGATGGAGCAGGGCATAACTAGACAAATGGACATTTCCATGACTTTTACACTTCAATGACTGGAAACTCCATAAAATTCCCTGATATTTCCTGGCTGTTCATGACTGTGTGAACCTGCATGTTTCAGTTCATATTTTTGCCCAAACCTAGATAGAGAGTCCCGTTCCTCATTAATGAGTAGCTTGATGGGTCGCAGACATAATCGTCACAGAAGTCATTTCGTGTCCACCCAGATTGACCTGATTATCACCAGAGCAACCGGTTCATTTCATGCATACACTTCATTTATTTACCCATGAGAGAAAAACAACGAGTCTATCACATTCTTCATCTTCAGCACATCTTTTCTTGCCTTTAAACCTGTAAAGTTTGTGCTTTTTAATAGCGGAAGTTCAATCTAATTACACCCTCTTTACTGATTTCATCTAAATACACCTTTAATTTTTGCAGCATTTTCAAAGCAAAGTATTTGAAACATTGTATCTatctttcttttatatatatatttgaaaaataataaaaatattagggctggcaaatgattaatcgcgattaatcacatacaaactaaaagtttgagtttggcTAATATGTGTgagtgtactgtgtgtaattattatgtatatatagatacacacaaattaatgtatacatttaagagaaatctgttatttatgtacacattttttatttatatataatataagttctataaaaattctaataaatacatatacttttaaatatttcttaaatatatacatgaatgtgcctgtatttatatatacataataattacacaacgtacacacacatatatcaggcaaactcaaacttttattttgaatgtgattaatcgtttgccagccctaaaaaatattatatagataaacagatatagaaatagatatttatttacttatagatatttatttagcattttttatcaTTCACTACTAGTAAACAATCACAATTAGCACACTTAATTTGACAAAtgtttgggaaaaataaataatttcttataTCGTAATAAAAAGATACATCCAAATCATATGAATCAATGCTTCAATTTCAAATTCAGTGACATGCAACCAAAAAAGCTGAATATTTGAAGATTTTAACACATAAGACAAATACAAAAGAAATGCATGAAATTTAAGGCATTGGTATTCTCAAATTTGCACAATATATGTCATGATGTTTCATGTCATGTTgttgcataatataaaatatcagcGTTCCATTGATCCGCCTCCTTTCTCCtgtgaaaaaggaaaaaataaatgtgaaaaataaataaaaacatttagaatgttcagaactctgaaagaatagttcaccctaaatTCAAAAAATCTGTCCAAAACTACATCGCGGAGCATAAAAGATGATTTCCAGCAACAATGTCATGGAAAAGCATCATTAAACCAGTTCCTATGACTCATTTTTGCATTGGACTTTCACGTTCATTCACTATGAATAGCATGCAAAAGAGATGCATGAAGATTTGAATGAGTACACATGACAAAACTTCCATTTCTCTcatattttagtactttgagaTTCGCAGACCAAGGCCATTGAAAAGGCAGACGTGTTTCGACACATCTCACGCAGAACTAAGTATAGCATCCAACCACAGACGGCGAA
Encoded here:
- the rab35a gene encoding ras-related protein Rab-35, yielding MARDYDYLFKLLIIGDSGVGKSSLLLRFADNTFSGSYITTIGVDFKIRTVEINGEKVKLQIWDTAGQERFRTITSTYYRGTHGVIVVYDVTSAESFVNVKRWLHEINQNCDDVCRILVGNKNDDPASKVVETNDAQKFAEQMGIRLFETSAKENVNVEDMFNCITELVLKARKESVAKQQQQQQSEVIKLSKSSKRKKKCC